Proteins encoded by one window of Blautia luti:
- the infC gene encoding translation initiation factor IF-3, giving the protein MINEQIRDKEVRLIGSDGEQLGIMSAKEAMFKAQEAGLDLVKIAPQAKPPVCKIIDYGKYRYELARKEKEAKKKQKTIDVKEVRLSPNIDTNDLNTKVNAARKFLSKGDRVKVTLRFRGREMAHMASSRHVLDDFAEQLADVATVEKAPKVEGRSMTMFLTEKR; this is encoded by the coding sequence ATGATTAACGAACAGATCAGAGACAAAGAGGTACGCTTAATCGGTTCGGACGGAGAACAGCTTGGAATCATGTCCGCGAAGGAAGCAATGTTCAAAGCTCAGGAGGCAGGGCTTGACCTGGTAAAGATTGCCCCGCAGGCGAAACCGCCGGTATGCAAGATCATTGATTACGGTAAATATCGCTACGAACTTGCAAGAAAAGAAAAAGAAGCCAAGAAGAAGCAGAAGACCATCGATGTCAAAGAAGTGCGACTTTCTCCAAACATTGATACCAATGACCTTAATACGAAAGTCAACGCCGCCAGAAAATTCCTTTCCAAAGGTGACAGAGTAAAAGTAACCTTACGTTTCCGTGGAAGAGAAATGGCGCATATGGCAAGCAGCAGACACGTGCTGGATGATTTTGCAGAACAGCTTGCAGATGTGGCAACAGTGGAGAAGGCACCGAAGGTTGAAGGCAGAAGCATGACCATGTTTTTAACGGAAAAACGTTAA
- a CDS encoding replication-associated recombination protein A codes for MDLFEYAKSKTLDQESPLASRLRPTTLDEVVGQQHIIGKDTLLYRAIKADKLTSVIFYGPPGTGKTTLAKVIANTTSAEFTQINATVAGKKDMEAVVKEAQQNLGMYGKKTILFIDEIHRFNKGQQDYLLPFVEDGTIILIGATTENPYFEVNAALISRSIIFELKSLEISEVKELLLRAVNDKTKGMGNYKARIDEDALDFLADMAGGDARNALNAIELGILTTPRSEDGLIHITLDVASQCIQKRVVRYDKNGDNHYDIISAFIKSMRGSDPDAAVYYLAKMLYAGEDVKFIARRIMILASEDIGNADPQALCVAVAAAQAVERVGMPEAQIILSQAVTYMACAPKSNSAVNAIFAAMDSVKRTKTTVPPHLQDAHYGGHEKLGHGIGYKYAHDYPNHYVHQQYLPTEIQGEHFYELSEMGYEKALKEYQNKIKSQS; via the coding sequence ATGGATTTATTTGAATACGCCAAATCAAAAACATTGGATCAGGAGTCCCCTCTTGCATCCAGACTGCGCCCCACTACCCTGGATGAAGTGGTGGGCCAACAGCACATCATCGGAAAAGATACTTTATTATACAGAGCCATCAAGGCAGATAAACTGACCTCTGTCATCTTCTACGGCCCTCCGGGAACAGGCAAGACCACTCTGGCCAAAGTCATCGCCAACACTACCAGTGCCGAATTCACCCAGATCAACGCTACCGTGGCAGGCAAAAAGGACATGGAAGCCGTTGTCAAAGAAGCCCAGCAGAACCTGGGCATGTATGGGAAAAAGACTATCCTCTTCATCGACGAGATCCACCGCTTTAACAAAGGCCAGCAGGACTATCTTCTGCCATTCGTAGAAGACGGAACCATCATCCTCATTGGTGCGACCACAGAGAACCCATATTTCGAAGTCAACGCCGCGCTGATCTCCCGTTCCATCATCTTCGAGCTGAAATCCCTGGAGATTTCTGAAGTCAAGGAACTCCTCCTCCGTGCAGTCAACGATAAGACGAAAGGAATGGGAAACTACAAAGCCCGGATAGACGAAGACGCCCTGGACTTCCTGGCAGACATGGCAGGCGGTGACGCCAGAAACGCCCTCAATGCCATTGAACTGGGCATCCTCACCACCCCAAGAAGCGAAGACGGACTTATCCATATCACACTGGACGTAGCTTCTCAGTGCATCCAGAAACGAGTAGTCCGCTATGATAAAAACGGAGACAACCATTACGACATCATCTCCGCCTTCATCAAGAGCATGCGAGGCTCTGACCCAGATGCAGCTGTCTACTACCTGGCAAAAATGCTCTACGCCGGAGAAGATGTCAAATTCATCGCCCGCCGCATCATGATCCTGGCATCCGAAGACATCGGAAACGCCGATCCACAGGCCCTCTGCGTAGCAGTAGCAGCAGCTCAGGCAGTGGAACGCGTGGGTATGCCTGAAGCCCAGATCATCCTCTCCCAGGCAGTCACCTACATGGCCTGCGCCCCCAAAAGCAACTCCGCAGTCAACGCCATCTTCGCTGCCATGGACTCCGTCAAACGCACAAAAACTACAGTCCCGCCACACCTCCAGGACGCCCACTACGGCGGCCACGAAAAACTGGGCCACGGCATCGGCTACAAATACGCCCACGACTACCCAAACCACTACGTACACCAACAATACCTCCCCACCGAAATCCAGGGAGAACACTTCTACGAACTCTCAGAAATGGGCTACGAAAAAGCCCTAAAAGAATACCAGAACAAAATCAAATCCCAGTCTTAA
- a CDS encoding ABC transporter substrate-binding protein, which yields MKNLKKIISVTAAAAMVMTTVAPVSVFADDATFKIGGIGPVTGAAAIYGQAVKNATELAINEVNEDGGINGYQVEFKFEDDENDAEKTLNAYNALKDWGMNILVGTVTSTPCVAVANETAADNMFQLTPSGSATECVANPNVFRVCFSDPNQGTAAAQYIGEHKLATKVAIIYDSSDVYSSGITQNFTAEAANQGIEIVSSEAFTADNNKDFSVQLQKAKDGGAELVFLPIYYTEASLILAQADSMGFETKFFGCDGMDGILGVENFDTSLAEGLMLLTPFAADSTDEKTQNFVKAYKDAYKDTPNQFAADAYDAVYAVKAAAEKEDVKADMDVADICAALEKGMTEITLEGVTGDEITWTEDGEPNKAPKAVEIKDGAYTAME from the coding sequence ATGAAAAACCTGAAAAAAATCATCAGTGTTACTGCGGCAGCAGCAATGGTAATGACAACAGTTGCACCTGTATCTGTATTTGCAGACGATGCTACATTTAAGATCGGTGGAATCGGACCTGTAACCGGAGCAGCAGCAATCTACGGACAGGCTGTAAAGAATGCAACAGAGCTTGCAATCAATGAAGTAAACGAAGACGGCGGAATCAACGGATATCAGGTAGAGTTCAAATTTGAAGATGATGAAAACGATGCTGAGAAAACCCTGAACGCTTACAACGCATTAAAAGACTGGGGAATGAACATCCTGGTTGGTACAGTTACTTCCACACCTTGTGTAGCTGTAGCAAATGAAACAGCAGCAGACAATATGTTCCAGCTTACTCCATCCGGATCTGCAACAGAGTGTGTTGCTAATCCGAACGTATTCCGTGTATGTTTCTCTGACCCGAACCAGGGTACTGCAGCAGCTCAGTACATTGGAGAGCATAAACTTGCTACAAAAGTAGCTATTATCTACGATAGCTCTGATGTATATTCATCAGGTATCACACAGAACTTCACAGCAGAAGCAGCTAATCAGGGTATTGAGATCGTATCTTCCGAAGCATTCACTGCTGATAACAATAAAGACTTCTCCGTACAGCTTCAGAAAGCAAAAGACGGTGGTGCTGAATTAGTATTCCTTCCGATTTATTATACAGAAGCTTCCCTGATCCTTGCACAGGCAGACAGCATGGGATTTGAAACTAAATTCTTCGGATGCGACGGTATGGACGGTATCCTTGGTGTAGAAAACTTTGATACATCTCTTGCAGAGGGGCTGATGCTTCTTACACCATTTGCAGCAGATTCTACAGATGAGAAAACCCAGAACTTTGTAAAAGCATACAAAGATGCTTACAAAGACACACCAAACCAGTTCGCAGCAGATGCTTATGATGCAGTATACGCAGTCAAAGCAGCAGCAGAAAAAGAAGATGTAAAAGCAGACATGGATGTTGCAGATATCTGTGCAGCACTTGAAAAAGGCATGACCGAGATCACACTTGAAGGTGTTACAGGTGACGAGATCACATGGACAGAAGACGGTGAGCCGAACAAAGCTCCGAAAGCTGTAGAGATCAAAGATGGTGCTTACACAGCAATGGAATAA
- a CDS encoding DUF1540 domain-containing protein — protein sequence MTTLKCSATTCMYNKEQLCSKGDIDVTGENATTANETSCGSFRERSGNSVTNSCASGCGCEKIQIDCKAHNCTYNSDCKCTASSIHVDGSSAHDASDTKCNTFQCNCGV from the coding sequence ATGACAACTCTGAAATGTTCAGCAACTACCTGTATGTACAATAAGGAACAGCTCTGTTCCAAAGGTGACATCGACGTTACCGGAGAAAATGCTACCACTGCAAATGAAACAAGCTGCGGCAGTTTCCGTGAGCGCAGCGGAAATTCTGTGACAAACAGCTGTGCCAGCGGCTGTGGATGTGAAAAGATCCAGATCGACTGTAAAGCACACAACTGTACCTATAATTCAGACTGCAAATGTACAGCTTCTTCCATTCATGTGGACGGCTCCAGCGCACACGATGCCTCTGATACCAAATGCAATACTTTTCAGTGCAACTGTGGTGTCTGA
- a CDS encoding branched-chain amino acid ABC transporter permease, translating into MEKKKLNKTTKSNLITYGMVLAAYLIVQGLIAGNLLSNLMQGLLVPLCVYIILALSLNLTVGILGELSLGHAGFMCIGAFTSAAFTKATMDTFTNAGLRFFVALIIGAVCAGIFGFLIGIPVLRLKGDYLAIVTLAFGEIIKNIINVLYVGIDSNGIHFSMKDQMSLGMEPGGKMIISGAMGITGTPRQSTFTIGVVLILVTLFVVLNLINSRDGRAIMAIRDNRIAAESIGIDITKYKLKAFAISAALAGIGGVLYAHNLATLTALPKNFGYNMSIMFLVFVVLGGIGNMRGSIIAAVILNLLPELLRGLSDYRMLFYAIVLIVMMLINWAPKAIEMRERLFSKFKKKEA; encoded by the coding sequence ATGGAAAAGAAGAAATTAAACAAAACAACAAAAAGCAATCTCATTACATACGGAATGGTTCTTGCAGCATATCTGATCGTACAGGGACTGATTGCAGGGAATCTGCTTTCCAACCTGATGCAGGGTCTGTTGGTGCCTCTTTGTGTATATATTATCCTGGCACTTTCTCTGAACCTGACGGTTGGTATCCTGGGTGAGTTAAGCCTTGGCCATGCCGGATTTATGTGTATCGGTGCATTCACCAGTGCAGCATTTACAAAGGCAACTATGGATACATTTACAAATGCAGGACTTCGTTTCTTCGTTGCTCTGATCATCGGAGCTGTATGTGCAGGTATCTTTGGATTCCTGATCGGTATTCCTGTACTTCGTCTGAAAGGTGATTACCTTGCTATCGTAACACTGGCATTTGGTGAGATCATTAAGAATATCATCAATGTGCTTTATGTAGGAATTGACAGCAACGGAATCCATTTTTCCATGAAAGACCAGATGTCTCTTGGAATGGAGCCTGGTGGAAAAATGATCATCAGTGGTGCCATGGGTATCACAGGTACACCGAGACAGTCAACTTTCACCATAGGTGTGGTTCTGATCCTGGTTACTTTATTCGTAGTTCTGAATCTGATTAATTCCAGAGACGGACGTGCGATCATGGCAATCCGTGATAACCGTATTGCAGCGGAATCTATTGGTATTGATATCACAAAATATAAACTGAAAGCATTTGCAATCTCAGCAGCATTAGCCGGTATCGGCGGTGTGCTTTATGCTCATAATCTTGCAACTTTAACAGCACTTCCGAAGAACTTCGGTTATAACATGTCCATCATGTTCCTGGTATTCGTAGTTCTCGGTGGAATTGGAAATATGCGTGGTTCTATTATTGCAGCAGTGATCCTGAACCTTCTTCCGGAGCTTCTGCGTGGACTCAGTGATTACCGTATGCTGTTCTATGCAATCGTGCTGATCGTAATGATGCTGATCAACTGGGCACCTAAGGCAATCGAGATGAGAGAGCGTCTTTTCAGTAAATTTAAGAAAAAGGAGGCATAA
- a CDS encoding DUF4364 family protein — protein MSTPFTIYKLIVLYMLQNTEDTLTNSQISEFILDREYTNYFHLQQAISELVEADLVTMDTRSNTSHYRITEDGKKTLSFFQKDISPEIKQEVREYLKSTGFKAQDRIVTPADYYITKQGTYSVRCQLIEKGNSLIDLNIAAPNLEAAQSICKKWSTHYQEIYGKIMEELL, from the coding sequence TTGTCAACACCATTTACTATCTATAAATTAATCGTGTTATATATGCTTCAGAATACAGAGGATACACTGACCAATTCACAGATCTCGGAATTTATCCTGGATCGGGAATATACCAATTATTTCCACCTCCAACAGGCAATCTCCGAGCTTGTGGAAGCCGATCTGGTCACTATGGACACCCGCTCCAATACCTCTCATTACCGAATCACAGAAGATGGCAAAAAAACCCTCTCCTTTTTCCAGAAAGATATTTCCCCTGAGATCAAACAGGAAGTCCGGGAATACCTGAAATCCACCGGTTTCAAGGCCCAGGATCGGATCGTCACTCCGGCAGATTATTATATCACCAAGCAGGGAACCTACTCTGTACGATGCCAGCTCATCGAAAAGGGAAACTCCCTCATCGACCTGAATATCGCAGCTCCCAATCTGGAAGCTGCACAGTCCATCTGTAAAAAATGGTCCACACATTACCAGGAAATATACGGAAAAATTATGGAAGAGCTCTTATAG
- a CDS encoding ABC transporter ATP-binding protein produces the protein MALLEVQDIQVYYGMIQALKGVSFSVNEGEVIALIGANGAGKTTTLHTVTGLLRAKSGHIIYDGQDITKVPPHKIVTMGMAHVPEGRRVFANMTVLQNLKMGAFTRSDKNEIDATIEKVYKRFPRLKERQNQTAGTLSGGEQQMLAMGRALMSQPKIILMDEPSMGLSPIFVNEIFDIIKEVSESGTTVLLVEQNAKKALSIADRAYVLETGRITLEGKASDLLHDESVQKAYLGE, from the coding sequence ATGGCATTACTGGAAGTACAGGACATACAGGTTTATTATGGAATGATTCAGGCATTGAAGGGTGTTTCTTTCTCTGTAAATGAAGGTGAAGTTATTGCTCTGATCGGTGCAAACGGTGCAGGTAAAACAACTACCCTGCATACAGTGACAGGGCTTCTCCGGGCAAAATCAGGACATATTATTTATGACGGACAGGACATCACAAAGGTTCCGCCTCACAAGATCGTAACAATGGGTATGGCACATGTTCCGGAAGGAAGACGTGTGTTTGCAAATATGACGGTTCTTCAGAATCTGAAGATGGGTGCTTTTACAAGATCTGATAAAAATGAGATTGATGCGACCATTGAGAAAGTATATAAACGTTTTCCGCGTCTGAAGGAACGTCAGAATCAGACTGCAGGTACCTTGAGTGGTGGTGAGCAGCAGATGCTCGCCATGGGACGTGCGCTGATGAGCCAGCCGAAGATTATTCTGATGGACGAGCCGTCCATGGGCCTTTCACCGATCTTTGTAAATGAGATCTTTGATATCATTAAAGAGGTAAGTGAGAGTGGCACAACGGTTCTTCTGGTTGAGCAGAATGCGAAGAAGGCTCTTTCTATCGCTGACAGAGCTTATGTCCTTGAGACCGGAAGGATTACACTGGAAGGCAAGGCAAGTGATCTTCTTCATGATGAATCTGTTCAGAAAGCTTATCTTGGAGAGTAA
- a CDS encoding AAA family ATPase, with protein sequence MENFVITIARQYGSGGRTVGKMLAEKLGVSFYDKQIIQMASDESGIDVKLFGQVEEGSSVKASLFNKTGLYKGDLIAPDQKGFVSDENIFNYQAKIATDLAKKESCVIVGRCVNYVFKDRPNTLRVFVHAPWEFRVEKSREKISGSDEEIEKFLRKDDKRKQDYYRKFAGGDWSDATNYDLCLNAGKLGFEKCVDAILAQMNVMGIK encoded by the coding sequence ATGGAGAATTTTGTAATTACCATTGCGAGACAGTATGGAAGTGGCGGACGTACCGTCGGTAAGATGCTGGCAGAGAAACTGGGAGTTTCCTTCTATGACAAGCAGATCATTCAGATGGCCTCTGATGAGAGCGGGATTGATGTGAAGCTTTTTGGACAGGTGGAGGAAGGTTCCAGTGTGAAGGCATCTCTGTTTAATAAGACAGGGTTATATAAAGGAGATCTGATCGCACCGGATCAGAAGGGATTCGTTTCTGATGAGAATATTTTTAATTATCAGGCGAAGATTGCAACGGATCTGGCAAAGAAGGAATCCTGTGTGATCGTTGGGCGTTGTGTGAATTATGTGTTCAAGGACAGACCGAATACTTTGCGGGTGTTTGTTCATGCACCATGGGAGTTTCGTGTGGAGAAGTCCAGAGAGAAGATCAGCGGCAGTGATGAGGAGATTGAGAAGTTTCTTCGCAAAGATGATAAGAGAAAGCAGGATTATTATCGTAAATTTGCCGGTGGGGACTGGAGTGATGCGACGAATTATGATCTGTGTCTGAATGCAGGAAAGCTTGGATTTGAGAAATGTGTGGATGCGATTCTGGCGCAGATGAACGTTATGGGAATTAAATGA
- the rplT gene encoding 50S ribosomal protein L20, translating into MARIKGGLNAKKKHNRTLKLAKGYRGARSKQYRVAKQSVMRALASSYAGRKQKKRQFRQLWIARINAAARMNGLSYSKMMHGLKVANIDINRKMLAELAVNDAEGFAALAEIAKKAFA; encoded by the coding sequence ATGGCAAGAATTAAAGGCGGATTAAACGCAAAGAAGAAACATAATCGTACATTAAAACTGGCAAAAGGTTACAGAGGAGCCCGCTCCAAACAGTATAGAGTTGCTAAACAGTCTGTAATGAGAGCACTTGCTAGCTCTTACGCAGGAAGAAAGCAGAAAAAACGTCAGTTCAGACAGCTCTGGATCGCACGTATCAATGCAGCAGCAAGAATGAACGGATTATCCTACAGCAAAATGATGCACGGACTGAAAGTTGCAAACATCGACATCAACAGAAAGATGCTTGCTGAACTTGCAGTAAACGATGCAGAAGGATTTGCAGCACTTGCTGAGATCGCTAAAAAAGCATTTGCTTAA
- a CDS encoding branched-chain amino acid ABC transporter permease: MSSFISYLISGISLGSVYAIIALGYTMVYGIAKMLNFAHGDVIMVGSYVVYVAVSGMGLNPILAILLSIIICTLMGVVIEGVAYRPLRNAASPLAVLITAIGVSYLLQNVALLIWGADTKSFSNVISLPSLKLAGGSIVITGVTIITIIGGILIMAGLMLFISKTKTGQAMLAVSEDKGAAQLMGINVNKTISITFAIGSGLAAIAGVLLCSAYPSLTPYTGAMPGIKAFVAAVFGGIGSIPGAFIGGIVLGILEIFGKAYISSQMADAIVFGVLIVVLVVKPTGILGKNIQEKV; the protein is encoded by the coding sequence ATGAGTAGTTTTATATCATATCTTATCAGTGGTATCAGCCTCGGAAGTGTATATGCGATCATCGCCCTTGGTTATACCATGGTATATGGAATCGCTAAAATGCTGAACTTCGCTCATGGAGATGTTATCATGGTCGGCTCTTATGTAGTTTATGTCGCAGTCAGCGGCATGGGATTAAATCCGATTTTAGCTATACTGCTGTCCATTATCATCTGTACACTCATGGGCGTTGTGATCGAAGGCGTTGCGTATCGACCACTGCGTAATGCAGCTTCACCTCTGGCTGTTCTGATCACAGCAATCGGTGTCAGCTACCTGCTTCAGAACGTGGCCCTTCTGATCTGGGGAGCAGATACCAAATCATTCAGTAACGTGATCAGTCTTCCATCCCTGAAACTTGCAGGTGGTTCTATCGTGATCACAGGTGTAACCATCATAACTATTATCGGTGGTATCCTGATCATGGCAGGTCTGATGCTCTTTATCAGCAAGACAAAAACAGGACAGGCAATGCTTGCCGTATCTGAGGATAAAGGCGCTGCCCAGTTAATGGGTATTAACGTAAATAAAACAATCTCCATTACTTTTGCAATCGGTTCCGGACTTGCAGCGATCGCGGGTGTGCTTCTCTGTTCCGCATATCCGTCTCTGACACCATATACAGGTGCCATGCCTGGTATCAAGGCATTCGTTGCGGCAGTATTCGGCGGTATCGGATCTATCCCCGGTGCGTTTATCGGTGGTATTGTTCTGGGTATCCTGGAGATTTTTGGTAAGGCATATATCTCTTCACAGATGGCAGATGCCATTGTATTCGGTGTTCTGATCGTGGTTCTGGTTGTGAAACCTACCGGTATTCTTGGTAAGAACATTCAGGAGAAAGTGTGA
- a CDS encoding ABC transporter ATP-binding protein → MALLEVNHLNISFGGLHAVDDFHVSIEKGQLYGLIGPNGAGKTTIFNLLTGVYKPDEGIINLDGQDITGKSTIDINKAGIARTFQNIRLFHQMSVLDNVKAGLHNHDKYSLFTSIVHTPKYFKVEKTMNEEAMKLLKVFDLDKEADILASNLPYGKQRKLEIARALATKPKLLLLDEPAAGMNPNETEELMDTIRFVRDNFDMTILLIEHDMKLVSGICEELTVLNFGHVLRQGKTSDVLHDPEVIKAYLGE, encoded by the coding sequence ATGGCATTGCTGGAAGTAAATCATTTAAATATTTCATTCGGCGGTCTTCATGCAGTGGATGATTTCCATGTCTCCATCGAGAAAGGACAGCTTTATGGTCTGATCGGTCCGAATGGTGCCGGTAAGACTACAATCTTTAACCTTCTTACAGGTGTGTATAAGCCGGACGAGGGAATCATCAATCTGGACGGACAGGATATCACCGGAAAGAGTACCATTGATATCAACAAGGCGGGAATCGCCAGAACATTCCAGAATATTCGTCTGTTCCATCAGATGAGTGTGCTGGACAATGTAAAGGCAGGACTTCACAATCATGATAAATACAGCCTTTTTACAAGTATTGTACATACTCCGAAATACTTTAAGGTTGAGAAAACCATGAATGAGGAAGCCATGAAGCTTCTTAAAGTGTTTGATCTGGATAAGGAGGCAGATATCCTTGCATCCAACCTTCCGTATGGTAAACAGAGAAAGCTGGAGATTGCCAGGGCACTGGCAACAAAGCCGAAGCTTCTTCTTCTGGATGAGCCGGCTGCAGGTATGAACCCCAATGAAACTGAGGAACTGATGGACACCATCCGTTTTGTTCGTGATAACTTTGATATGACCATTCTTCTGATCGAGCATGATATGAAGCTGGTTTCAGGTATCTGTGAGGAGCTGACTGTACTGAACTTCGGTCATGTTCTGAGACAGGGCAAGACTTCAGATGTGCTCCATGATCCGGAAGTTATCAAGGCATATCTTGGAGAATAG
- a CDS encoding TIGR01212 family radical SAM protein (This family includes YhcC from E. coli K-12, an uncharacterized radical SAM protein.): MRKWGEKPYHSLDHMLRERFGEKVYKVTLNGGMSCPNRDGNLGTRGCIFCSAGGSGDFAADACLSVTEQIDSQIAILSQKRPIRKYIAYFQAYTNTYAPVDYLEKIFTEAISHPSVVALSIGTRPDCLEPEKLELLSRLNKRKPVWIELGLQTIHESTAAYIRRGYPLSCFEDAVRRLRQENIEVIVHTILGLPGEDRQAILETMNYLNHMDIQGIKLQLLHVLRGTDLAADYEKGLFKTYEREEYLALLIDCLEHLDPDIVIHRITGDGPRDLLIAPLWASRKREVLNLLHHRMKEEQSFQGKALMCE, encoded by the coding sequence ATGAGAAAATGGGGGGAAAAGCCTTATCATTCCCTGGATCATATGCTCAGGGAACGATTTGGGGAGAAAGTTTATAAGGTCACATTAAATGGCGGTATGTCCTGTCCCAACCGGGACGGTAACCTTGGCACACGGGGCTGTATTTTCTGCAGTGCAGGGGGCAGCGGTGACTTCGCTGCTGATGCATGTCTCTCTGTTACAGAACAGATTGACAGCCAGATCGCCATTCTTTCACAGAAGCGGCCCATCCGGAAATACATTGCCTATTTTCAGGCATACACCAACACCTACGCACCTGTAGATTATCTGGAGAAAATTTTTACAGAAGCCATCTCCCATCCATCTGTTGTGGCACTTTCCATCGGAACCAGACCGGACTGCCTGGAACCGGAGAAGCTGGAACTTCTTTCCAGGCTGAATAAGAGAAAACCTGTATGGATAGAGCTTGGGCTTCAGACCATTCACGAATCCACAGCCGCCTACATCCGCAGGGGCTATCCTCTTTCCTGTTTCGAAGATGCAGTGAGACGGCTCCGTCAGGAAAATATAGAAGTGATCGTCCATACCATCCTGGGACTTCCGGGAGAGGACAGGCAGGCGATCCTGGAAACAATGAATTATCTGAACCATATGGACATTCAGGGAATCAAGCTGCAGCTTCTCCACGTACTCCGTGGAACAGATCTGGCAGCTGATTACGAAAAGGGACTTTTTAAAACTTATGAAAGAGAGGAGTATCTTGCCTTGCTCATAGACTGTCTGGAGCATCTGGATCCGGATATTGTCATCCACCGTATCACAGGGGACGGACCGAGGGATCTTCTTATCGCACCTTTATGGGCTTCCCGCAAGCGCGAGGTTCTGAATCTCCTGCACCACCGCATGAAAGAAGAACAGAGCTTTCAGGGCAAAGCTCTCATGTGTGAGTAA
- the rpmI gene encoding 50S ribosomal protein L35, giving the protein MPKIKTCRAAAKRFKKTGTGKLVRNKAYKSHILTKKSQKRKRNLRKSTVVDATNVKSMKKALPYL; this is encoded by the coding sequence ATGCCAAAAATTAAAACTTGTAGAGCAGCAGCAAAGCGTTTCAAAAAAACAGGTACAGGAAAATTAGTAAGAAATAAAGCTTATAAGAGCCATATCTTAACAAAGAAATCTCAGAAGAGAAAAAGAAATCTGAGAAAATCTACTGTTGTTGATGCTACTAACGTTAAGAGCATGAAGAAAGCATTACCATATTTATAA